ATGCGGAACGCCAGCGGCTCTATCGGGAGCGCCAGAAGGCGAAGCTCGCCGCAGCGCCGGCTATCCCGGCACGTGACGCGGAGGGCGAGGCGCGCGCCGAGGAGCTGAATCGCAAGCTGGCGGACGCCCTGGAGGAGGTCGCGCGGCTGAACAAGGAGAACGACGCCCTCGCCTACAAGGTCGATCGGCTCACCCGCGATCTGAAGGCCGGCGAGAACGAGAACACCCGCCTGCGCAAGCGGCAGGACGAGCTCGTCGCGGATCTGGAGCATCTGCGAAGCCGGGTAGCCCGCTGGAAGGCTCAAGACGGGAGCGAGACCACTGAGGAGCCGATCCGGCCGAAAGGGCGGAAGGGACAGAGGAAGGCATGATCGGACCCGGTCGACCGGGCGCCTATGCCGGATGGAGCGCCGAGCGTCCGCCCGGCCAACTTTGGGTAGAGCGATCGACGCCCGAAGAGGGTGCCGCGAGTGCGGATTGGGCTGGTCGCCAGCGCCCAACTCAGCGCCCGATGGGTTCACCGTCCGTGTGCAAAACTCAGGGCTTCCGCCACGCGCAACGGTCTTGCGTGTCTTAAATCGATACTCGTCGATTCTCTTGGGAAAACGTCGAAATTTCGAGTTTTCTCGCGTCGACCTGTTTTCTTATCTCAGGCGGGGACACTGTCCGTCGAGAGGGTCGCCCGGGCCGAGCGACCGGTTGGATGGAGGAGTGACCTCACGAGGCTGCGTTGCGGATCGCCGTCGACACGCGGTTAGGGTCGTCGACGCTGCGCGCGTCGATCGTCTTTGCGGTCATCGATACCGGTCTCCGGCAAGCGGCTCGGTCTAAGCCCGATGGCCAGGCTTCACCGGTCGGTGTTGAGTTCTTCAAGTACCAGATTGTGATTGGTATAGATGCAAATGTCCGCGGCGATGTTCAAGCCCTTCTCGACGATCTCGCGCGCGCAGAGTTCGGTGTTTTCGAGCAGAGCGCGAGCCGCAGCCTGAGCAAAGGACCCGCCGGACCCGATCGCCATGAGGTCGTTCTCGGGCTCCACCACGTCGCCCGTTCCGGAGATGATGAGCGAGGTCTGTGCATCGGCGATGCAGAGCAACGCCTCGAGCCGACGCAGCATGCGATCGGTCCGCCAGTCCTTCGCCAACTCGACGGCGGACCGGGTGAGGTGCCCCTGGTGCTTCTCCAGCTTGCCCTCGAAGCGCTCGAAGAGCGTGAAGGCGTCCGCCGTGGCGCCAGCGAACCCCGCAATCACCTGGCCTTTGAAAAGGCGGCGAACCTTGCGCGCGTTGCCCTTCATGACCGTCTGCCCGAGCGAGACCTGCCCGTCGCCGCCGATCACGACCTTGCCGCCGCGCCGAACCGAGAGAATCGTCGTACCGCGAAAACTTTCCATCGTGATGCTTCGCTGTTGTTCCGATACCGCTATTCTACGGCATCGGCGCGCGAAGCGATGCGCTTTGAGGCGGTGTTGCTGCATCGCAGGTCGACCGGCGGCCTCACGCGCCCGGCAGGCATGGATCACAAAAACGGCTCGTTCGCCGATCGCATCCGTCGGGTGGACAAGCGCAGCGCTGTCCACCGAGGCAGGCGCCGGCACTGGTGGACTGCGCTGCGCTTGTCCAACCTACTGGCCGGCTCATGAGCAAGGTTTGGTGCTGGCTTGTCACGATTTGGCATTTCCGGCATGCTCTTTAAGGAAATTTCCGACTTTTTTCAGTTCATTTACGACGGATTTATCATGCGAGTGTTGATTGTGACGCATGCCGCTTCTTTTCGGGCCGATCGAATCGTGTCGGGAAACGCGGTTCGAGCGCACTATTTCGGTAAAGGGCTTCTCCAGAACGGTATTGATGTCACCTTCGCCTATCCCAAGGATTTGGCTTCGGATGAAGAGCTAAATGAATCGGATGCCGCTTCGAGCGATCTTCGCTTCTTCGAGAGTCGCTCCGAACTCCATGAGCTGATCGGCGAGGTGAAGCCGCAAGCGATCCTGGTCGGCTATTGGGAGTTCTTGGAGCATTTCCCCGACGATTACGAGATCCCGCTGATCGCGGACATCATCGCACCGCGTATCCTCGAGGCGCTTTTTCAGGATCATCAGGACGTGAACCTGCACGCGAGCAAGATGCTTGCCTTGTATCGCAAAGCCAGTCGCTTTATCTGCGGCACCCAGCGGCAGCGTCAGTTTCTGATGCCCTGGCTCATTCTGGCCGGATTCGATTGCCGCTTCGGGGCGCCCATCGATATCATCCCGATCTCGACGGAGCCCCTGTTGCCGCGGCGTCGCGCAAATCCGACGGATCCCTGGGTCATCGTGACGGGCGGCGTGTCCTGGCCTTGGCGTATGAGCCAGCGTTATACGGATGCAATACGCGCGACGCTTGCCGAGGCAAGTGCGATGAATGGGCGTTTGTTTATGCTCTCGGGCGGCTATGTTCACGAAAGCGCAGCCGACTCCGAGAGTGCGGTCTCCGCGAATGAAGACAGGCAATACGACGCGACGCTCCAACATGTCGGTCTTTTGCCTTACGGTGACATGGAGCGGTTGTTCAGCGAGCAGTGCGATATCGGTATCGAGCTCTCCGACTACAACATCGAGCGGGATTTCAGCGCATCCTTCCGCTCCATCGAGTTTCTTCGGTGCGGGCTGCCCGTGATCTGCAACCACACGCTGGAGTTGGCCCGACAGGTCGACGACTATGACGCCGGCTGGGTCATCGAGGGTCCGCACGAACTGCCAGCGCTGCTCGAAACGATCTCGAACAATCCTCTCGATTACGATCGGAAATCCGCCAATGCCATTCGATTGGTCGAAGAGCGCTACCATTATCTCAAGACGATTGTCCCTTTGGTGGAATATCTTCGGGACCCGAAGGTACCGGAAAAGACCGATGATTGGTTCTTTCGTGGATCCGAGAAACTGGCGTTGGATCTTTATCACCAGGTCAGCGAGCTGGATCATCAACTGCGTATCCGCGACAAACAGATCGCCGATTTGCGCCGGGATGGGGAGAGTCTGAAGGCGCAATTGGAGGATGTCCTCGGGAGCGCAAGCTGGCGGCTCATTCAACCGGTCAGAAACGTCGCCCGGAAACTGGTGACCTTCAAAGGTTTGCTCCTCCGTGCCGTCGCGAGCGTCTATCGGCGCGGATGGAAGCGTCCCGGACCGCGCGAGGAGTTCGCGTTGGAGTCGGGTCGATATGCCCTGCGGGCGGCTGACTCGTCGCGGGACAGATGGTTTGATCGCAAGGGTCGCTATGTCGCGATCGTCAGTCGTGAGGATGTCTTTCCGACGAATCACGGCGCGGCGGTGAAGATCGAGCGAACCGCTTGGGGCCTCTCGCACTTCGTCGACGGGGTCTTTCTGATTACGGCTGACTGGGGCCGCTATTACGAGTTCAGAAACGGAAGTGCTACGGAGAAATATTTTCCGCTGCCGATCAGGCTCTCCGGGGTCTCCGGGATGGTGTTCAGAAAATGGCTGCTGCGAACGGGCATTCCGATCAATGAGGCCTACATCTACCAAGCGCTGTTTGATTGGGGTTATTTCGTTCGTCTCATGTATATCGCCTTGCGCTATCGCATCGTCCTGTACCAGGCGGAGTTTCCGGCCTACGCACAGGCGTGTGTCTGGGCGAAGCATCTTCTTCGCGGAAAGACCCTGTTGGTCGAGCACAACGTCGAGTGCGATCGGATCCAGACCCAATATCCGGAGGTATCGGCGCAGACCTACGAGTGGCTTCGCGATCAGGAGGTCACGCTTTGCAATCAGGTCGACAAGGTCATCGCGGTATCGCAGCCGGATCGGGATTTGCTCATCGGTTACGGCGTGGCTCCGGACAAGGTGCATGTGATTCCGCATGGCGTCGATCTCGGTGCGTTCGAGAAGAGCTATGCGTTCAGCTTGCGCGATACCTATGGGGTGCCCGCGGATACGCGGATCATTCTATACCACGGAATTTACAGTTACGCGCCGAATCTCGAATCTGTCCGTCTGCTCGCGACAGAGATCTTGCCGCGATTGAGGCTTCGGGGCTGGAAGGCAAAGGTGTTTGCCATCGGACCCGCGGCGCCTCTCGAAGCGATCGATCCGGATGTCGTCTTTACCGGTTCGGTCGATGAGCTCGCGCCTTATCTCAAGAGCGGGGATTTGGCCGTGGTTCCGTTGCAGCAAGGCGGCGGAACGCGGATGAAGATCTTGGAATATTTCGCCGCCTCGATACCGGTCGTGACCACCTCGAAAGGGGTCGAGGGGATCCCCGCCGAGAACGGTTCGCAGATCCTCATCGAAGATACCTTCGACGGTATGGCGAATGCGATCATTCGATTGTTCGAGCACCCCGAAGAGGGAACGGCGATGGCGCGGCGCGCGAAAGACATCGTCGAACGTTCGGATTGGAAATCGATTGCCGATCAGTATTTGAGCCTACTCGAATGAAGGTCTGGCAATCGGGCTATGTTATGCTTGCCGACTTGCCGGGCGGGTCGGTCCCACGGCAGTCTTGCAGGGCATTCGGCGGGTTGTGTGGCCGAATCGCGCCCTTGCTTTGTCGCTTATCCATAGGGCTTTGACCTTGATCAACATCAACGAACCCGCGCGCGAATACGAAGCCTTGTCCTCGGAGATCGAGGCCGCGGTCCTCGAAGCCTTACGGAGCGGGCGCTGGCTTTTCGGCAAGGCAACCGAAGCCTTCGTGCAGCGTTTTTCGGAGTCTGTCGGCGTCGAGCATGTGATCCCGGTCGCGAACGGGACCGATGCACTTGAGCTCGGGCTGCGCGCGGTCGGCGTCGGGCTCGGGGACGAGGTCGTCACGGTATCCAATGCGGGCGGGTACACCTCGATCGCTTGTCGGATCATCGGGGCCGTGCCTGTCTATGCCGACATCGTGCTTCCGGGTATGACGATCGATCCGGAGGACGTTTCCGCCCTGCTGTCGCCGAAGGTCAAGGCCGTCGTGGTGACGCATCTATACGGCAATCTGGGCGATGTCGATGGCGTGCGTCGCGTCCTCGCCGCGGCGGGACGCGAGGATGTCGCCATCGTCGAGGACTGCGCGCAAGCGCATGGTGTCGGCGATCCGGGGCGCAGAGGCGGCAGTCTCGGCGACCTTTCCACCTTCAGCTTCTATCCGTCCAAGAACCTCGGTGCGCTCGGCGACGCGGGTGCCGTGGTCACGGGGCGAGAGGATCTCGCGCGTCAGGTCCGGTTGCTTGCTCAATACGGTTGGGAAAGTCGGTACAGGAGTGTCGTGCCTTACGGGCGCAACAGCCGGATGGACGAGGTGCAGGCCGCCATCCTCACGATTAAACTCGGACATCTCGATGCCATCACCGCGTCGCGCCGCGCTGTCCTGTCGCGCTACCGGGCCGCATTGCCGTCGAGCTACCGACTCTGCGCGCTCGAAGGAGCGGCCTCGGTTGGACATCTCGCGGTGATCCTCTGTCCGGATCGTGCCGCCGCGGCGGATCATCTCAAGCGTCATGGGGTTCAGACGGATATCCATTATCCGACCCTGGACTGCGACCAGCCGGCTTGGCGGGATCTGCCGATGCGCACCGGCGATTTGGCGAGGAGTCGTGACGCGGTCGAGCGGATCCTGACGCTGCCCTGTTATCCCCATCTTTCAGAGTCCGAGTTGACGGTTGTTTGCGACGCACTCGCGTCGCTGCCCTCGGCGAGTTGAGCCCATGCCTCAGTCAATCGATCGCTCCATCATCATCCCGGTGTACCGGAACGAGGAGAACATTCCGGATCTTCTCCCGGTGCTCGGGCAGCTCACGCAGTCCCTGGCGGGTGTCACGGAGGTCGTTTTCGTCGTCGACGGATCACCCGACCGCTCCGGAGACAGGCTGCGGGCCGGTCTCGAAGGCTGTGCGTTTCCGGCGCGTGTGCTGTTTCACAGTCGCAACTTCGGGTCTTTCGCGGCCATCCGAACGGGGCTTGTCCATGCACGGGGCGCGCACTTCGCCGCTATGGCGGCTGATCTTCAGGAGCCGCCCGAGCTGATCCTGGATTTTTTCCGCACGCTCGAACGGGACGAGGCGGATGTGGTCTTCGGCCACCGCGCCGAGCGCAACGACAGTCGATCCTCGATGTTCTTGTCGAATCTGTTCTGGGGCTTTTATCGGCGCTTCGTGGTGCCCGATGTCCCGAGAGGCGGGGTGGATATCTTCGCCTGCAATCGCAAGGTCAGGGATGCGCTGCTGTCGATCGAGGAGAGCAACAGCTCGCTGGTGGCGCAGCTCTTTTGGGTCGGTTTCCGCCGCAAGTTCGCGAGCTACAGCCGGCGCGCTCGGGCGAAGGGAAAAAGTGCCTGGTCGTTCAAGCGTCGCTTCAATTACATGCTGGACAGCATCTTTTCCTACTCCGATCTGCCGGTCATGGTCTTGTTGTGGACGGGTATCCTCGGGATTGTCTTCTCCCTGCTTCTGTCTGTACTCATTCTGATCGCGAAGATGCTGGGATTCATCGAGGTTGCCGGTTACACCCCGGTGATGTTGACGATCCTCGTTATGGGGAGCATCACGCTTTTTTCGCAGGGCTTGATGGGATGCTATCTCTGGCGGACCTTGGAGAATACGAAGCATCGCCCCTTGAGCCTGATTTCCGATGAATGCGTGTTTCCCGGCCGAGAGACGAGTCAAGACGATGACTGAGCAAGCCTATTTCGTTCATCCTGCCGGGATCTGCGAAAGCAGCACGATCGGCACGGGAACCCGTATTTGGGCCTTTTCGCATGTCCTTCCGGGCGCGCAAATCGGCAGCGAGTGCAACATCTGCGATCACGTCTTCATCGAGAACGATGTCAGTCTCGGTGACCGTGTCACCATCAAAAGCGGCGTGCAGCTTTGGGACGGGATTCGGGTGGGCGACGATGTCTTCATCGGCCCGAATGCGACCTTTACCAACGATCGGTTTCCGCGGTCCAAACGCTATCCGGACAGCTTTGCGGTAACGACGCTCGAGGACGGCGCCTCGATCGGCGCGAATGCGACCATCCTGCCGGGCTTGACGATCGGGAAACGTGCCATGGTCGGTGCCGGTGCGGTCGTGACGCGGTCGGTTCCGCCGAACGCCGTCGTTGCCGGCAACCCGGCGCAGATCATCGGATATCAGTCGGCGTCAGAGACCAAGCGGGCGCGGCTCGGCACTCTATCCGTTCTGGAGACAAGCCGCCTTGCCGTCGACGGTCTGCCCGCGCTCGCGGTCAAGGGATGCAGCCTGGTGCAATTGCCGGTCTTCAATGACCTGCGCGGCGATCTGATGGTCGCCCAATTCGATCGGCATCTGCCGTTTTCACCGAAGCGCGTCTTCTTTGTCTACCATGTCCCGAACGATCACGTGCGCGGCGAGCACGCTCATCGCGAATGTGCGCAGTTTCTGGTCGCCCTCAACGGCGCTCTCTCGGTTGTGGTTGATGACGGCGTGGAACGACAGGAGATCCGACTCGATCACCCCGGCGTCGGTCTGCTCATCCCGCCGCTGGTCTGGGGAATCCAGTACCGCTTCTCCGCGGATGCGGTGCTTGGGGTATTCGCGTCGCATGACTATGAGTCGAACGAATACATCCGTGACTACGACGACTTTTTGCGTCTGGTGACCGTGTCTGGATCGCCGACATGACGCAGCAGCTTTCGGCACTGTTCATCATCCCGGCAGTAGGGTGGACGAGCGAGAGCGAAGTCCACCGAACCCAGCGCCGACGCTGGTGGACTGCGCTGCGCTTGTCCACCCTACGGCTGCGCTCGGCGACTTGGCCGGGTTTATGAGCAAGGTCCACCTTTTGGGCGGGCAGGGTCTAATCGGCGACGGTTTGCGGTTTGCCCTCGTCGGCGCTGGCAATACGGCTTTCACCCTTCTCGTTTTCCAGCTTCTGCTGTTTTGGCTATCGCCTCTGATCTCCTATTATCTCTCCTGGGCGATCGGGCTTGCGGTTCTGCTCGTCGCCTTTCCGCGGTATGTCTTCAAAGGCAGCTCCGCGACGGTCTGGCGTGCCGCATCGACGGTCGCTATCTATCTCGCAAGCCTCATGATCGGCGGTGTCCTCTTGAGCGAGTTGACGGCATTCGGAATCAATCCGCGTTTCGGGATCCTGATTGCGATCGGCTTCACGACCCTTTTTAATTTTGCAGCATCTCGGCTGGTGTATCGGTTGATTCGGCCGAATCCGGTTTAATCGGGTCCGCCGATTCGGGACTCTGCGCGAGCTGCTCCGTCAAGGCGCTCAAGTAGGCGGAGAAATCCAACCGATGGCTGTTCAGGATCTCGTCGCTCAGTGTCTTGGGGTCGAACGGCTCCCAGGCATCCTCGCCCCAATCGGGATTCTCGATGATGGTCTGTACCTTGCCCTGCTCGGCCAGGATCACGCTCATGGTCGGATAGGTCCAACCCCAGCTCATGTTGACAAGCTGGCGCTGAGACTCCGGGGGCAGCTCGGCGAGGGCTTGCTCGTGAGAAAGAAGACCGCGATGGTCGTCCAAAAGGCCGCGAAAGCTCGCGATGTAATGGCGCCATTCGTTTGTTGCGGCGACGTTCCAGCCGACCTGCCCGAGCGCCAGCGCAAGCATCACGCCTGCAACGAAACCGGATTGGATGTATGCCTTGGTTTGGGTCGCGCGTAGCGAGACAACCGCCATCAACAAGACCAGTGGGGGGATCAGGATCGGTCCGTAGCTTCTCGCATCGAACTGCAGTTTGGCGGACAGTGCCCGTTCGGCGATCAGCGGAGAGATGGCGGCGAGGATCGCGGCCAGAGCGATGACGATCCACAGAATCCGCTGGACCTTCACGAGTCCACGGCGTGTCGCATAGACCCCGACGAGTAGGATGAAGCCGGCGATCAGGCCGAGAATCGCGGGTGGATTGTAGTAGCCGTAGCTCCGGATGAACGCCAGCGATGTGATGGTGGAGAAATAGGACAGAGAGCGGCTTTCGTAGTATTCGGATTTCGGCATCAAGATAAACGACAGTACCACGGCCGTGACCGCGATGAGGAGTGCGGTCAGAGCGGCGAAATACAGGCGGTCTTTGGTGCTTTTCGAGCGAAGCAATCGGTAGAGTCCCGCCAAGGCAAGGAACGGCGCCATCAGAACGAAGGTCTCGTGGATGACGAAGATCGGTAGAACGAGTGCGAAGACGAGCAGGTTGGTAAAGAGCCCGGTCCGGAAAAACAAGATCGTAAAGAACAGCAGCCAAAAGTAGCTCCCGGCGAGCTGCGCCTCGCCGATTGCGGAGAAGGCGCCGGCCATGACGCCGGCGAGATAATAGAACACCGGGAAGATGAAGAGATGTTTGTACTCTTTCGGGAGCACGAAGTAGGAGAGTGCGATCAAGACGATCGGTGTCATCAACATCGTCAGACCGTGAATGCGGGCCAACACAACCAGGTCGTCGATGCCCAGTTTCACGGCAAGGATCGTGGCCCACTGATGCAGGAAATAGGATGCGTTGCGTGGTGTCTCCCAGAAGAGAAACTTCTCGCCGGTCGCCAGACTTAGGAGATGGAAGGCCCCATCGGCATGAAGGCCGCGTAATGCGTAAGCGCCGTAGGCGGCAGCGAGCGCGCACAGCAGCATTGAAAACAATAAGACGACAGATGTATAGGATCGGTTGGCCGACGGATTCTCGACTACGAACATGGTGACGGGTCCTTGTATTCCATCAAGACAGCAGCCTGCAGGCTGGTGAATGAGCGACAGCGACGCTCGGGTGCTCGGCGCGTATTGCGCATGACGGGCCTTGATCGTAACTCCGGCCATCGCGGCACGTGGCGCGGAGCGCCAGGGGCACGCGTGACACCGCAGAGCGGGTGTCACGAGCGACTGATGTTTTGGGTGGCACCGGGTGGCCGCGGGTGGTTACCCACCCGCGGCTCCCACAGATCCGGACGTGCGGGACTACCGCATCCGGCTCCTCGGTTGAGCGCTCGCTGCACGACAACTGTCGCACACCCGATGGACCATTCAGCCCATGTCGCGATCTCCTGTCGTTCTGTTCAGATGGTCAGGTGACTCGATGTTCACGCCATCGTCCCTTCAGAAGGTGTCTCAACCGATCGGCCGCTTCCCTCCCATGGGTCCGCTCGGGTGCGTTCCCCACGCTCAACGGTACTATCAGCCGACTCTGACTGCTCAGTCGCCATCGCGCCGCACTTCGTTGCCTTCGCTTGGCGCTACCTTGCCGTCGGTCCTGTTCGCTCCCGTCGGCCGGACCAGCGCCGTCGGGCCGGGGCGGCTTCTTACGCGGTGCCCGCGCCGCGTCTCGGGCAAGGAGCAACTGAGCGCTCCCAGGTTCCTGGACGACCCGTGCGTACATGCCCTGCTCTTAGACCCCGGCGGAGTCTCGACATCAGGCCGTTACGATGCCGAAACTGTTGCCTTCCGGTGTTCCGAATACGTCGGCTCCGCTGAACTCAGTAACGGGGCTCCATCACACGGCCTGCACGCCCCCTGTGTACGCTTCGCAGGCGGGATCGCTCCCGCACCACACAACACTCGGTTCCGGTGGATGGCCACTCCTTACCGGCTCGGGACTTGCACCCGGTGGGTCGCAAAAAGGAGTTTCCGATTGGCTTATCCGTTCGCTATCTTCCTCTCCTTCCAGGCTTTGCCTGGCGCAACGGTCTTACGAGCGAGGCCGCATGACGCATCCCACCGTACCAAACCGCGCCCGGTGCGGTATGCGTCATGTGTCGGCGCGGGTTAAAGGAGCTTCGGGATCAGAATCAGCCCCCAGACCACAACGGCAAACACGATACTCGAAAACACCGCAGCGGAGGCAATGTCCTTCGCACGTGCCGAGAGCTCGTTGCGCTCCATGCCGACACGGTCGACATTCGCCTCGATCGCCGAGTTCAGGAGTTCGACGATGGGGACCACGAGCAGGCTGCCGACGAGCAAGGCGCGCTCCACCGCGGAGTCGCCCAGCCATAGGCCCAGCGGGATGAGCGGAATCAGCAGGAAGACCTCCTGGCGGAATGCCTCCTCGAGCTCGAAACACGCCTTGAAGCCCTTCATCGAGTAGCCGAAGGCGTAAACGACACGCCGCCAGCCCTTGGATTTTCCTTTGGTCATGTGGATCCTTGCTGCTGCCCTTGAGGTTGCCAGGCCAGATCGAGCTGACGTGCGGCGCGCACGTCGTCGAGTCGGCGTACCGGCATGGTGTGGGGGGCGGTCTTCACCAACTCGGGATTGGTTTGCGCCTCCTCGCGAATCGCGATCATGGCCGCGACGAAGCCGTCGAGATCCTCCTTGCTCTCGCTCTCGGTCGGCTCGATCAGCAGACATTCGGGAACCAGCAGCGGGAAGTAGGTGGTCGGGGCGTGATAGCCATAGTCGAGCAGGCGCTTGGCGAAATCCATCGCATTGACGTCCAGCTCCTTCGCCTCGCGTCTGAGCGTGATGATGAACTCGTGGCTGGCGCGACGTTGCGGGTAGGCGGCATCGAAGCCGGCCGCCTTCAGTCGTGCCATTAGATAATTGGCGTTCAGGGTGGCGAACTCGGAGACGCGGCGCATCCCCTCGCGTCCCAGCAGCCGCGCGTAGATGTATGCACGCAGCAGGATGCCCATGTTGCCGCCGAATGCGGTGAGGCGCCCGATGCTCTCGGGGCGCTCATGCTCGGCGAGCCAACGGTACGCGTCCCCGTCGTAGGCGACCAGCGGGACCGGCAGGTAGGGCTCCAGGCGCGCCGAGACACCGACCGGTCCTGCACCCGGACCGCCCCCGCCGTGGGGCGTGGAGAAGGTCTTGTGCAGGTTCATGTGGATGACGTCGAAGCCCATGTCGCCCGGGCGCACCTTGCCGAGGATGGCGTTGAGATTGGCCCCGTCGTAATAGAGCAGCCCGCCGGCGGCATGGACGCGCGCGGCGATCGCCTGGATGTTGCGATCGAACACGCCGACCGTGCTCGGGTTGGTCAGCATGATGCCGGCGGTCTGAGGTCCGGCGGCCTGCTCGAGCGCGGCGAGGTCGACGTCGCCGTCGGGTCCGGTCGGGATCTCGCGGACCTTGAAACCGCACATGACCGCGGAGGCCGGGTTGGTGCCGTGCGCTGCGTCGGGGACCAGGATCTCGGTGCGGGCGAGATCGCCGCGGGCCAGATGGTAGGCGCGGATCATGGCCACACCCGCCAGCTCGCCTTGGGCACCGGCGGCGGGGGCCAGAGAGACCGCATGCATCCCGGTGACCTCTTTGAGCATCTCCTGCAGCTCGAAGAGACAGGCCATGAAGCCCTGGCTGTGGGACTCGGGCGCCAGCGGGTGCCGTGCCAGGAACCCGGGCAGCATCGCCAAGCTGTTGCAGGCCCGCGGGTTGTACTTCATCGTGCAGGAGCCCAACGGATAGAAATGGGTGTCGATCGAGAAGTTCTTCTGCGACAGCCGTGTGTAGTGACGCACCGCCTGAAGCTCCGAGACCTCCGGCAGGACGGGTCGGCTCCGACGACGCAGCGCCGCCGGAATGTCGGTCACCTCGGGCATGACGAGCGGTGCCTGCGCGGTGGCGCGGCGTCCGGGTCTGGAGCGGTCATGTATCAGCATGGCAGTCGGCTTCGGTGAGTGAATCGAGTCGGAACCGCAAAAGAACGCGCCTCAGAGTGCAGCCAAGGCCGCGTCGTAGTCGGGCTCTTGGGTGATGTCGGATACGAGCTGGGTGTAGACGACGGTGTTGTCGGCATCCAGGACCACGACGGCGCGCGCGGTGATACCGGCGAGCGGTCCGTCCTCGATGAGCACGCCGTAGTCTTTCGCGAAGCTGCGCGAGCGCATCATTGAGAGCGAGACGACGTTCTCGATCCCTTCGGCCCCGCAGAAGCGGCCCATCGCGAAGGGCAGGTCGGCCGAGATCACCAGGGCGACGGCGTCGGATTTGCCGGCCATCGCCGTGTTGAAGTGCTTGGTCGAGGTCGCGCAGACCGGCGTGTCCAAGCTGGGAACGATGTTGAGCAGCTTCTTCTTGCCGGCGAAATCGGCCAATGATTTGTCGCCGAGATCCTTGTCGACCAGCTTGAAGTCGGGTGCGGTGCTGCCGACGGCGGGCAGGTCGCCGGCGAGCTGGACGGGGTTGCC
The sequence above is drawn from the Thiocapsa rosea genome and encodes:
- the hslV gene encoding ATP-dependent protease subunit HslV, translating into MESFRGTTILSVRRGGKVVIGGDGQVSLGQTVMKGNARKVRRLFKGQVIAGFAGATADAFTLFERFEGKLEKHQGHLTRSAVELAKDWRTDRMLRRLEALLCIADAQTSLIISGTGDVVEPENDLMAIGSGGSFAQAAARALLENTELCAREIVEKGLNIAADICIYTNHNLVLEELNTDR
- a CDS encoding glycosyltransferase; this encodes MSGNAVRAHYFGKGLLQNGIDVTFAYPKDLASDEELNESDAASSDLRFFESRSELHELIGEVKPQAILVGYWEFLEHFPDDYEIPLIADIIAPRILEALFQDHQDVNLHASKMLALYRKASRFICGTQRQRQFLMPWLILAGFDCRFGAPIDIIPISTEPLLPRRRANPTDPWVIVTGGVSWPWRMSQRYTDAIRATLAEASAMNGRLFMLSGGYVHESAADSESAVSANEDRQYDATLQHVGLLPYGDMERLFSEQCDIGIELSDYNIERDFSASFRSIEFLRCGLPVICNHTLELARQVDDYDAGWVIEGPHELPALLETISNNPLDYDRKSANAIRLVEERYHYLKTIVPLVEYLRDPKVPEKTDDWFFRGSEKLALDLYHQVSELDHQLRIRDKQIADLRRDGESLKAQLEDVLGSASWRLIQPVRNVARKLVTFKGLLLRAVASVYRRGWKRPGPREEFALESGRYALRAADSSRDRWFDRKGRYVAIVSREDVFPTNHGAAVKIERTAWGLSHFVDGVFLITADWGRYYEFRNGSATEKYFPLPIRLSGVSGMVFRKWLLRTGIPINEAYIYQALFDWGYFVRLMYIALRYRIVLYQAEFPAYAQACVWAKHLLRGKTLLVEHNVECDRIQTQYPEVSAQTYEWLRDQEVTLCNQVDKVIAVSQPDRDLLIGYGVAPDKVHVIPHGVDLGAFEKSYAFSLRDTYGVPADTRIILYHGIYSYAPNLESVRLLATEILPRLRLRGWKAKVFAIGPAAPLEAIDPDVVFTGSVDELAPYLKSGDLAVVPLQQGGGTRMKILEYFAASIPVVTTSKGVEGIPAENGSQILIEDTFDGMANAIIRLFEHPEEGTAMARRAKDIVERSDWKSIADQYLSLLE
- a CDS encoding DegT/DnrJ/EryC1/StrS family aminotransferase; translated protein: MININEPAREYEALSSEIEAAVLEALRSGRWLFGKATEAFVQRFSESVGVEHVIPVANGTDALELGLRAVGVGLGDEVVTVSNAGGYTSIACRIIGAVPVYADIVLPGMTIDPEDVSALLSPKVKAVVVTHLYGNLGDVDGVRRVLAAAGREDVAIVEDCAQAHGVGDPGRRGGSLGDLSTFSFYPSKNLGALGDAGAVVTGREDLARQVRLLAQYGWESRYRSVVPYGRNSRMDEVQAAILTIKLGHLDAITASRRAVLSRYRAALPSSYRLCALEGAASVGHLAVILCPDRAAAADHLKRHGVQTDIHYPTLDCDQPAWRDLPMRTGDLARSRDAVERILTLPCYPHLSESELTVVCDALASLPSAS
- a CDS encoding glycosyltransferase family 2 protein, with translation MPQSIDRSIIIPVYRNEENIPDLLPVLGQLTQSLAGVTEVVFVVDGSPDRSGDRLRAGLEGCAFPARVLFHSRNFGSFAAIRTGLVHARGAHFAAMAADLQEPPELILDFFRTLERDEADVVFGHRAERNDSRSSMFLSNLFWGFYRRFVVPDVPRGGVDIFACNRKVRDALLSIEESNSSLVAQLFWVGFRRKFASYSRRARAKGKSAWSFKRRFNYMLDSIFSYSDLPVMVLLWTGILGIVFSLLLSVLILIAKMLGFIEVAGYTPVMLTILVMGSITLFSQGLMGCYLWRTLENTKHRPLSLISDECVFPGRETSQDDD
- a CDS encoding WxcM-like domain-containing protein translates to MTEQAYFVHPAGICESSTIGTGTRIWAFSHVLPGAQIGSECNICDHVFIENDVSLGDRVTIKSGVQLWDGIRVGDDVFIGPNATFTNDRFPRSKRYPDSFAVTTLEDGASIGANATILPGLTIGKRAMVGAGAVVTRSVPPNAVVAGNPAQIIGYQSASETKRARLGTLSVLETSRLAVDGLPALAVKGCSLVQLPVFNDLRGDLMVAQFDRHLPFSPKRVFFVYHVPNDHVRGEHAHRECAQFLVALNGALSVVVDDGVERQEIRLDHPGVGLLIPPLVWGIQYRFSADAVLGVFASHDYESNEYIRDYDDFLRLVTVSGSPT
- a CDS encoding GtrA family protein — its product is MSKVHLLGGQGLIGDGLRFALVGAGNTAFTLLVFQLLLFWLSPLISYYLSWAIGLAVLLVAFPRYVFKGSSATVWRAASTVAIYLASLMIGGVLLSELTAFGINPRFGILIAIGFTTLFNFAASRLVYRLIRPNPV
- a CDS encoding diacylglycerol kinase; this translates as MTKGKSKGWRRVVYAFGYSMKGFKACFELEEAFRQEVFLLIPLIPLGLWLGDSAVERALLVGSLLVVPIVELLNSAIEANVDRVGMERNELSARAKDIASAAVFSSIVFAVVVWGLILIPKLL